A stretch of the Thiomicrospira pelophila DSM 1534 genome encodes the following:
- a CDS encoding gamma carbonic anhydrase family protein, whose protein sequence is MAIRKYKGIAPTMADSAWVDLSAQVIGHCELAEDVGIWPCAVLRGDVNDIKIGARSNIQDGAVVHTTHESDRSQGSKTVVGCDVTVGHNAVLHGCIIEDECLIGMGAVVLDNAVVQKHVLVGANSLVPPGKLLESGYLYVGSPVKQARLLTDEEKAFFKYSAQHYVKLKNDFAAED, encoded by the coding sequence ATGGCAATTAGAAAATACAAAGGCATCGCGCCAACAATGGCTGATTCGGCTTGGGTTGATCTATCAGCTCAAGTGATTGGGCATTGCGAGTTGGCTGAAGATGTTGGAATTTGGCCGTGTGCGGTGCTGCGTGGCGACGTGAACGATATTAAAATCGGTGCACGCTCAAACATTCAAGACGGCGCAGTGGTGCATACCACGCATGAATCGGATCGTAGCCAAGGCTCAAAGACGGTTGTAGGTTGTGATGTCACGGTGGGTCATAACGCGGTGTTACACGGTTGCATTATTGAAGATGAGTGCCTGATTGGTATGGGGGCGGTCGTGTTAGATAATGCGGTAGTACAAAAGCATGTATTGGTGGGCGCAAACAGTTTAGTACCACCGGGTAAGCTGTTGGAAAGCGGGTATTTGTATGTGGGCTCGCCAGTCAAACAAGCGCGCCTGCTTACCGATGAAGAAAAAGCGTTTTTTAAATATTCAGCGCAACACTACGTCAAACTCAAAAACGACTTTGCGGCCGAGGATTGA
- a CDS encoding YaeQ family protein, whose amino-acid sequence MALKPTIYKFSISLSDMNRHLYQTLNLTVAQHPSENIERMMTRVLVYCLNIEADQNTKLEFTKGLSAVDEPDLWAKTLDDQLMLWIDLGEPSLERIKKASRLAQVAKVYTFNSKSEVWWSQNQTKLQPLKVDIIQFDWSEIQALAKLAQRNMAFSISLSGDSAYVAAELGDCELHWSRLQEQNT is encoded by the coding sequence GTGGCATTAAAACCAACCATCTATAAATTCAGCATTTCACTTTCTGACATGAATCGCCACCTTTACCAGACTCTAAACCTAACGGTTGCGCAACACCCATCCGAAAATATTGAACGCATGATGACACGCGTATTGGTTTATTGCCTAAACATTGAAGCGGATCAAAATACAAAGCTGGAGTTTACCAAGGGCTTAAGTGCAGTAGATGAGCCTGACCTCTGGGCTAAAACTTTAGACGACCAGCTCATGCTTTGGATTGACCTAGGCGAACCGAGTCTCGAGCGCATCAAAAAAGCCAGCCGCTTAGCGCAAGTCGCTAAAGTCTATACTTTTAACTCCAAATCGGAGGTTTGGTGGTCGCAAAACCAAACCAAACTTCAACCCCTCAAGGTCGATATTATTCAATTTGACTGGTCAGAAATCCAAGCCCTCGCTAAGCTCGCCCAACGTAATATGGCCTTTTCCATCAGCTTAAGCGGTGATTCTGCCTATGTTGCGGCAGAGCTCGGTGACTGCGAACTTCACTGGTCAAGACTTCAAGAGCAAAACACATGA
- a CDS encoding VF530 family DNA-binding protein translates to MNTQPNNPLHGVTLEQIILRLVDYYGWIGLGNLINIKCFNNDPSVKSSLKFLRKTPWARAQVEQLYIDSLDQPNFQTEL, encoded by the coding sequence ATGAATACTCAACCCAATAATCCTTTACATGGCGTGACACTTGAACAAATCATTTTGCGTTTGGTCGATTATTACGGCTGGATTGGCCTGGGAAATTTGATTAATATCAAGTGCTTCAACAATGATCCGTCCGTTAAATCCAGCCTCAAGTTTTTGCGCAAAACACCTTGGGCGCGGGCACAAGTCGAACAGCTTTATATTGACTCGCTCGACCAACCCAACTTTCAAACCGAACTCTAA